One Owenweeksia hongkongensis DSM 17368 genomic region harbors:
- a CDS encoding acyl-CoA thioesterase yields MTAKHSISFTVRDSEIDDMGHVNNVVYLKWVQDVAISHWYSVAEPDDLENYKWVVRRHELDYLKAAMPNDIITATTWIESLEGVSSIRMVEIKRGDTILAKAKTTWIMLDAKTGRPARVTQKMQDSFLI; encoded by the coding sequence ATGACTGCCAAACACTCCATTTCATTTACTGTAAGGGATAGCGAAATAGACGACATGGGCCATGTAAATAATGTGGTTTACCTAAAGTGGGTGCAGGATGTAGCTATTTCGCATTGGTATTCTGTGGCTGAACCAGATGATTTGGAAAACTATAAATGGGTGGTTCGCAGGCATGAACTGGATTACCTTAAAGCCGCTATGCCTAATGACATTATTACCGCTACCACTTGGATTGAAAGCCTGGAAGGTGTGAGTAGTATAAGGATGGTGGAAATAAAAAGAGGTGACACTATTTTAGCGAAAGCGAAAACCACATGGATAATGCTGGACGCAAAAACAGGAAGACCCGCCAGAGTAACTCAAAAAATGCAGGATTCCTTTTTAATATAA
- a CDS encoding T9SS type A sorting domain-containing protein has product MKKLITLLSLILFTGYTANASHAMGGEITVTVDNNNVAHVTLTIYRDANTGTAALSNSSFVALESISSPSSPTQNIPVTRTTLDTLPSNYPTERHVYTGSIQLTSNGTYLVSWSICCRNASIINFNNPSSYNLYLKTEFTSYSSTQSSTPIFLNAPMVSFPLDTMWTYNPLPYSTSGDSLYWSIDVPLSAPYQAVQGYIAPAANVNGPFTMNPNTGLITWWPSQIGNYAVSILVEEFSSGTKIAEIRRDMQFSVFPDTSSMQFSSPNSLSLANGNPFDNVIAGAPYSLTFELASNDNNAALNLIGTGEPLELSQSNASFQTQTTSNNSIEGTFTWHPSLSDIRTKPYVLNIRATDGAYNYDFSVELYLNTGVGLDESTLLSNNMSIYPNPSNGNIKLSLKQVPKSECTFEVLNLQGQRIQEIQIDRNSLMQGAQLNIDAAPGTYIIRLKGEEAQSKVFVIQ; this is encoded by the coding sequence ATGAAAAAACTAATTACTCTTCTCAGTTTAATCTTATTTACGGGCTATACGGCCAACGCTTCCCACGCTATGGGTGGGGAAATTACAGTAACTGTAGATAATAATAACGTGGCTCACGTTACTTTAACAATTTACAGGGACGCAAACACTGGTACCGCAGCCCTTTCGAACTCCAGCTTTGTTGCGCTGGAATCAATTTCTTCCCCCTCTTCTCCTACTCAAAATATCCCTGTTACCAGAACAACCCTTGATACACTTCCGTCAAATTATCCTACCGAACGACATGTGTACACAGGATCCATTCAATTAACATCAAATGGTACCTATCTGGTCTCTTGGAGCATTTGTTGTAGGAATGCATCTATTATAAACTTTAATAACCCTTCCAGTTATAATTTGTATTTAAAAACTGAATTCACATCCTACTCTAGTACTCAAAGTAGTACCCCTATCTTTTTAAATGCTCCAATGGTAAGCTTTCCTTTGGATACGATGTGGACCTATAATCCTTTGCCATACAGCACATCCGGAGATTCACTTTACTGGTCTATTGATGTACCTCTTTCAGCTCCTTACCAAGCAGTACAAGGGTACATTGCTCCTGCCGCAAATGTGAATGGTCCTTTTACAATGAACCCTAATACAGGTCTGATTACATGGTGGCCCTCGCAAATCGGTAACTATGCTGTTTCAATACTTGTCGAAGAATTTAGTTCAGGAACTAAGATCGCTGAAATACGCAGAGACATGCAGTTTAGTGTGTTTCCTGATACTTCAAGCATGCAATTCTCATCACCAAACTCTCTCTCGCTTGCAAATGGAAATCCATTTGACAATGTAATTGCTGGGGCACCATATAGTTTAACTTTTGAATTAGCCTCAAACGACAACAATGCCGCTTTAAATTTAATTGGAACAGGAGAGCCGTTGGAACTTTCTCAAAGTAACGCAAGCTTCCAAACCCAAACTACTTCAAATAATAGCATAGAAGGCACATTTACCTGGCACCCTAGCTTGTCTGATATAAGAACTAAACCTTATGTATTGAACATTAGAGCAACGGACGGTGCATACAATTATGATTTTAGTGTAGAACTATATCTAAATACTGGAGTTGGCTTGGATGAATCTACATTGCTTTCTAATAACATGAGTATTTACCCAAACCCAAGTAATGGAAATATAAAGCTGAGCTTAAAACAGGTGCCGAAGAGTGAATGCACTTTTGAAGTATTAAACCTTCAAGGGCAAAGAATTCAAGAAATACAAATTGACCGTAATTCACTGATGCAAGGAGCACAATTGAATATTGACGCTGCTCCTGGAACTTATATCATCCGCCTCAAAGGTGAAGAGGCTCAAAGCAAGGTTTTTGTTATTCAATAG
- a CDS encoding T9SS type A sorting domain-containing protein, producing MRALPTSLFLLILSCILSAQVSKRIVSYDFALQLYDTIPGVLYDSTLAEDFVSGDNRGNSIVQLPSQPVFPLALNPNYSERFPAADSFNVDKYPFSSSVALRVVTNDSITNNCSGSLVSHNLVLTANHCFSYFINDTSTPNFYVFPAFNNGKANALFDSVRVSKLFYFEGSDLAFALLEESIGYNTGWIGFGYARDSILHNKLFHKISYPAYDIFGTKNFNGDTMFYENGYLNVFLDQYLGVTDVTGMGGQSGSSWFTFKILPITYGVTSSAHQFRHQRITPEEFYSITNIQKDLSEPEPPLPVSLKVFPNPAKDHIRLILPSDILMQNMSIFNSAGFKTSASYTSRENEIRIDLSNHANGLYFIQLESDQRVYTHKILITR from the coding sequence TTGAGAGCATTACCCACTTCCCTTTTTCTTCTCATTCTATCATGTATCCTTTCTGCCCAGGTAAGCAAAAGGATTGTAAGCTATGATTTTGCATTACAACTATATGACACAATTCCAGGAGTGCTTTATGATTCAACTTTAGCTGAAGATTTTGTTAGTGGCGACAATCGTGGAAATTCAATAGTTCAGCTGCCAAGTCAGCCTGTATTTCCATTGGCCCTGAACCCCAACTATTCAGAAAGGTTTCCGGCAGCTGATTCTTTTAATGTAGATAAATATCCTTTTAGTAGTAGTGTTGCCCTGAGGGTTGTAACAAATGATTCAATTACCAACAACTGCTCGGGAAGTTTGGTAAGTCACAACTTAGTCCTTACCGCCAATCATTGTTTTAGTTATTTTATTAATGATACCTCCACCCCGAACTTTTACGTATTTCCGGCTTTTAACAATGGTAAAGCAAACGCTTTATTTGATTCAGTAAGGGTTTCTAAACTATTCTATTTTGAAGGAAGCGACTTAGCCTTTGCTTTGTTGGAAGAATCTATCGGGTACAACACAGGTTGGATTGGCTTTGGATATGCACGAGATAGCATACTCCACAATAAACTATTTCATAAAATCAGCTACCCAGCTTACGATATATTTGGAACTAAAAATTTCAATGGCGATACCATGTTTTATGAAAATGGATATTTAAACGTTTTTTTAGATCAATATCTTGGCGTAACAGATGTTACTGGTATGGGTGGTCAAAGTGGAAGTTCTTGGTTCACTTTCAAAATCTTACCAATTACTTACGGAGTTACCTCTTCAGCGCATCAATTCAGACATCAACGAATAACCCCCGAAGAGTTTTACAGCATAACAAACATTCAAAAAGATTTATCAGAGCCTGAACCTCCCTTGCCTGTTTCATTAAAGGTTTTCCCTAACCCAGCAAAAGACCATATTAGGCTTATTCTACCTTCGGATATATTAATGCAGAACATGAGTATTTTCAATTCTGCTGGATTTAAAACATCTGCTTCATATACATCTAGGGAAAATGAAATTAGGATTGACCTGAGCAACCATGCAAATGGATTGTATTTTATTCAGTTAGAGTCTGACCAAAGAGTTTATACACACAAAATTCTGATTACTCGATAA
- a CDS encoding T9SS type A sorting domain-containing protein yields the protein MKKIILFLALFTATCFTAKATHLMGGEIVVGVDSTNKAYIVMTLYRDITPSTATLSATQTLDLSLISNPSASGISVQLSRVNIDTLPSFYPVERHIYTGTVQLAQNGKFRLQWSLCCRNHAIDNSTNPGSESMTLYTEFTSYTSTNSASPVFLNAPVVSFPLDTLWNYNPLPFDVDGDSLHWSIDTPVSTFPNYIVGYTTPPGNANGPLTMDSQTGQITWSPSQVGNYVISILVEEFRSGVQIGEIRRDMQFIVIPDTVNMQLVLPNSLTVNNNGVGSTNLQGGNSSQLTFELTSSYSLAQLNMEATGDPFEIPGSDADFQVQTTTGPNIKGNFSWTPTINDVRPLPYRLTIRAIDKKFAYDFTVLLNVKKSTVGIDENGLSIEGLSLYPNPNDGRVNLVLSQVANDKVTIEILNLKGQRVKEVTMDKTSLENGAELNIDAAPGTYILRLKGEEYQSKVFVIQ from the coding sequence ATGAAAAAGATTATACTTTTTTTAGCCCTTTTTACAGCTACATGCTTTACAGCAAAAGCAACGCACCTTATGGGTGGCGAGATTGTAGTTGGTGTAGACAGTACAAATAAAGCCTATATAGTGATGACGCTTTATAGAGACATAACCCCGAGTACAGCAACACTTTCAGCAACACAAACTCTTGACCTTAGCTTAATATCCAACCCTAGTGCTTCCGGCATATCGGTGCAGCTTAGTCGAGTTAATATTGACACGCTTCCCTCCTTTTATCCTGTTGAAAGGCATATTTATACAGGTACTGTTCAGCTGGCTCAAAATGGAAAGTTCAGACTTCAATGGAGTCTGTGTTGCAGAAATCATGCAATAGACAATTCCACTAACCCGGGTAGCGAGTCTATGACCCTATATACAGAATTTACGTCTTATACCAGCACAAACAGTGCTTCACCTGTATTTCTAAATGCCCCCGTAGTGAGCTTTCCATTAGATACTTTGTGGAACTATAATCCACTGCCTTTTGATGTTGATGGAGACTCCTTACACTGGTCGATTGACACGCCCGTATCTACTTTCCCGAACTATATAGTGGGGTATACCACACCACCAGGAAACGCTAATGGACCACTTACCATGGATTCTCAAACAGGGCAAATAACCTGGTCTCCATCTCAAGTTGGCAATTATGTGATTTCTATTCTGGTAGAAGAGTTTAGATCAGGCGTACAAATTGGGGAAATCAGACGCGATATGCAGTTTATAGTAATTCCGGATACTGTAAATATGCAGCTGGTGTTACCTAATTCTCTCACCGTAAATAATAATGGTGTGGGTTCGACCAACCTGCAAGGTGGTAATTCAAGTCAGTTAACCTTTGAATTAACATCTAGCTATTCTTTAGCTCAACTCAATATGGAAGCAACTGGCGATCCATTTGAAATTCCAGGTTCAGATGCCGATTTTCAAGTTCAAACTACCACAGGCCCAAACATTAAAGGAAATTTTAGCTGGACCCCGACTATTAATGATGTAAGACCTTTACCGTATCGCCTCACCATTAGAGCCATAGACAAAAAGTTTGCCTATGATTTTACTGTGTTACTTAATGTGAAAAAATCTACCGTGGGAATTGATGAAAATGGCTTGTCAATAGAAGGATTAAGTCTTTACCCCAACCCTAATGATGGTAGGGTAAATTTAGTTTTGAGTCAAGTAGCGAATGATAAGGTTACCATTGAAATACTGAACCTAAAAGGACAGCGCGTTAAGGAGGTAACGATGGATAAAACTTCTCTAGAAAATGGAGCTGAACTAAATATAGATGCTGCGCCAGGTACTTATATCCTGCGCCTTAAAGGTGAGGAATACCAAAGCAAAGTATTTGTCATTCAATAA
- the accC gene encoding acetyl-CoA carboxylase biotin carboxylase subunit, with protein MQKILIANRGEIALRIMKSAREMGIKTVAIYSEADRLSPHVKYADEAVCVGPPASSESYLLGDKIIKICKELNVDGIHPGYGFLSENAEFADAVEKAGITFIGPSSESMRVMGDKLSAKAAAEKFNIPLVPGTDGAITDIDEAKRLSKEIGFPVLIKASAGGGGKGMRLVHNEEEFEGQMEMAVNEAVSAFGNGAVFIEKFVTSPRHIEIQVLCDKHGNRVHLFERECSIQRRHQKVIEEAPSAVLSDELRAQMGQTAIDVARSCDYVGVGTVEFIFDENHNYYFLEMNTRLQVEHPVTEMITGVDLVKEQIKVARGEKLSFAQDDLKINGHAMEVRVYAENPMENFMPDIGKLEVYERPHGPGIRVDDGFEEGMQVPIYYDPMISKLITHGKDRKEAIDRMIRACEDYRIVGIQSTLAFGKFVMENEHFISGNFDTSFVDKHFDPSMLVEEHDDEKEIAALTLAYILENKRSEKAVVTNTGQTSSAWKKNRT; from the coding sequence ATGCAGAAAATACTTATCGCCAATAGAGGGGAGATTGCCCTGAGAATAATGAAATCAGCTCGTGAAATGGGCATCAAAACTGTCGCCATTTATTCAGAGGCAGACAGACTTTCGCCACATGTGAAATATGCCGATGAGGCTGTTTGCGTGGGGCCTCCCGCTTCGTCTGAGAGTTATTTGCTTGGCGATAAGATTATAAAAATCTGTAAAGAACTCAATGTTGATGGTATTCATCCGGGTTATGGTTTCCTTTCGGAGAATGCTGAATTTGCTGATGCCGTAGAAAAAGCGGGAATCACTTTTATAGGGCCATCTTCAGAAAGTATGCGTGTGATGGGCGATAAGCTTTCAGCGAAAGCTGCAGCGGAAAAATTCAATATTCCGCTTGTACCGGGAACGGATGGCGCAATTACTGATATTGACGAAGCAAAAAGGCTTTCTAAAGAAATTGGTTTCCCAGTGCTTATCAAAGCTTCTGCCGGTGGTGGTGGTAAAGGAATGCGCTTGGTTCATAATGAAGAAGAATTTGAAGGTCAAATGGAAATGGCGGTGAATGAAGCTGTTTCTGCATTTGGAAATGGAGCTGTGTTTATCGAAAAGTTTGTAACCTCTCCACGTCACATAGAAATTCAGGTGCTTTGCGATAAGCATGGTAACCGTGTACACCTTTTTGAAAGGGAGTGCAGTATTCAGCGTAGGCACCAAAAGGTGATTGAAGAGGCGCCTTCTGCTGTGCTTTCTGATGAGCTTAGAGCACAGATGGGGCAGACTGCGATAGATGTAGCTCGTAGCTGCGACTATGTGGGTGTGGGAACGGTTGAGTTCATTTTTGATGAAAATCATAACTACTACTTTTTGGAGATGAACACACGTCTTCAGGTAGAGCACCCGGTTACCGAAATGATTACCGGAGTGGATTTGGTAAAAGAGCAGATTAAAGTAGCAAGAGGAGAGAAGCTGAGCTTTGCTCAGGATGACCTTAAAATAAACGGCCACGCCATGGAAGTGCGTGTGTATGCTGAAAACCCGATGGAAAACTTTATGCCTGACATTGGTAAGCTTGAAGTATACGAGCGCCCACATGGCCCGGGTATTCGTGTAGACGATGGTTTTGAAGAAGGCATGCAAGTGCCGATTTACTACGATCCAATGATTTCTAAGCTTATCACGCATGGCAAAGACCGCAAGGAAGCTATCGACAGAATGATTCGTGCTTGCGAAGATTATCGCATTGTGGGAATTCAGTCCACTCTAGCTTTTGGGAAATTTGTGATGGAAAACGAGCACTTCATTTCTGGAAATTTTGACACAAGTTTTGTGGATAAGCATTTCGATCCCAGTATGTTGGTGGAGGAGCATGATGATGAAAAAGAGATTGCAGCTTTGACCTTGGCATATATTTTGGAAAATAAACGTTCTGAAAAAGCAGTTGTAACCAATACTGGTCAAACATCTTCTGCCTGGAAAAAGAACAGAACCTAA
- a CDS encoding glycosyltransferase has product MTSLNKITSFYNERFGAMKKYFPEEVPSLNLKLSVVIPSYEEQLDGILKSLGNNKLPDSSEVEVVLVLNHSEISGQSVRDFHAKQYTNYHDTTLTNGVRVLCIKAFDLPKKKAGVGLARKIGMDAALNRFSEVNHDGLTVCLDGDCEVSPEYLTMLLKCEEAKINGLSIAFEHDVNSLDSQRNKQIIEYEIFLRYYVHALRSAAYPHAFHTIGSSMASRATAYAKIGGMNTRKAGEDFYFLHKLIPQGKFYDLTTTTVFPSARVSERVPFGTGRAMMEMNDGTKDFETLYNPKTFQDLGILFFDEADALFGLSLKDFPKSFVAFLNQAGLSKQFEDLKARSKDSIQFRKNFNHWMDGFKVLKYVHFCRDNFYPNLPLEEALEGLFGFKKQSRKGLLEELREMDEKSLFHIFRL; this is encoded by the coding sequence ATGACCAGTCTAAACAAGATTACTAGTTTCTACAATGAGCGCTTTGGCGCAATGAAAAAATATTTCCCTGAGGAAGTACCTTCTCTCAATCTCAAATTGTCTGTCGTTATTCCGTCTTATGAAGAACAATTAGATGGCATTTTAAAGAGTTTGGGAAATAACAAACTCCCTGATAGCAGTGAAGTAGAAGTTGTTCTCGTTCTCAATCATTCAGAAATATCGGGGCAATCCGTTCGTGATTTTCATGCAAAGCAATACACCAATTACCACGACACAACCTTGACTAATGGTGTGCGAGTTTTGTGCATAAAGGCATTTGATTTACCTAAGAAAAAAGCAGGAGTGGGGCTAGCCCGAAAAATTGGAATGGATGCTGCACTAAATCGTTTTTCGGAAGTAAACCACGATGGCTTAACTGTTTGCCTGGATGGCGATTGTGAGGTTTCACCAGAGTATTTAACAATGCTGTTGAAATGTGAGGAAGCCAAAATAAATGGCTTAAGCATAGCTTTTGAACATGATGTTAATTCACTTGACAGTCAAAGGAATAAACAAATTATTGAGTATGAGATCTTTTTAAGATACTATGTTCATGCTTTGCGTTCAGCAGCTTATCCTCATGCATTTCACACTATAGGTTCCAGCATGGCTTCGCGTGCTACAGCTTATGCCAAAATAGGCGGAATGAACACCCGTAAAGCGGGCGAAGATTTCTACTTTTTACATAAACTTATCCCACAAGGAAAGTTTTATGATTTAACAACAACCACCGTTTTTCCATCTGCCCGGGTTTCTGAAAGAGTGCCTTTTGGAACCGGTCGCGCAATGATGGAAATGAATGACGGCACTAAGGATTTTGAAACGCTCTACAATCCTAAAACCTTCCAAGACTTAGGCATTCTGTTTTTTGACGAAGCCGATGCTTTGTTTGGCTTAAGCCTAAAAGATTTTCCCAAAAGCTTTGTGGCTTTTCTAAATCAAGCCGGGCTATCAAAGCAGTTTGAAGATTTAAAAGCACGAAGCAAGGACAGTATTCAGTTTCGTAAAAACTTCAACCATTGGATGGATGGTTTTAAAGTGCTGAAGTACGTACACTTTTGTAGAGATAATTTTTATCCAAACTTACCACTTGAAGAAGCTTTAGAAGGCTTGTTTGGTTTTAAGAAGCAATCAAGGAAAGGTTTATTGGAGGAGTTGAGGGAGATGGATGAGAAGTCTCTTTTTCATATTTTTAGATTATGA
- the miaE gene encoding tRNA-(ms[2]io[6]A)-hydroxylase encodes MQVSDLKLKVDSSQEWVNCVISNFDEFLKDHADCERKASSMAMSFVAKYPDRTEIIPELIHTGIEELEHFRLVYKIMEERGLTLNHSIPEDLYVKQLLKHCHSDREKRFRDRLIIASIVENRGFERFKLVSENIQDEELAKFYHMIYVSEAKHGHIFVEMALNYFDRDEVFQRWEELAIIEAEILNGLELKPALH; translated from the coding sequence ATGCAAGTAAGCGATTTGAAACTTAAGGTAGATTCATCACAAGAATGGGTAAATTGTGTAATCTCAAACTTTGACGAATTTTTGAAAGACCATGCCGATTGTGAGCGCAAAGCTTCATCAATGGCGATGAGTTTTGTGGCCAAATATCCAGATAGAACGGAAATCATTCCAGAACTCATACACACTGGAATAGAGGAACTTGAGCACTTTCGCTTAGTGTATAAGATTATGGAAGAACGTGGACTCACTTTAAACCATTCTATTCCCGAAGATTTGTATGTAAAACAGCTTTTGAAGCATTGTCATTCAGACCGAGAAAAGCGCTTTAGAGACCGCCTTATAATTGCTTCTATTGTAGAAAATCGTGGCTTCGAACGCTTTAAACTGGTAAGTGAAAATATTCAGGACGAAGAGCTAGCTAAGTTTTACCACATGATATATGTGTCAGAAGCAAAGCACGGGCACATATTTGTAGAAATGGCACTTAACTACTTTGACCGTGATGAAGTGTTTCAGCGCTGGGAAGAGCTCGCTATCATTGAAGCTGAAATCTTAAATGGACTGGAATTAAAACCAGCCCTGCACTAA
- a CDS encoding 3-oxoacyl-ACP synthase III family protein — MLQSRIAGVGHYVPENVVTNEDLSKLMDTNDAWIQERTGIKERRWIDPKTDVTTATMGTEAARKAIKNAGITPDDVDFIIFATLSPDYYFPGPGVQVQQALGIAEIGALDVRNQCSGFIYALSIADKFIKTGTYKNVLVIGSENHSGGLDKTTRGRGVSVIFGDGAGAVLMQPTEDKNKGVLTTHLHSEGQHAKELALIGPSTSHWVDKMLAENDPEDTSYYPYMNGNFVFKHAVTRFQEVIHEALNATDLKVEDIDLLIPHQANLRISQFIQQKMQLPNEKVFNNIQKYGNTTAASIPIALSEAVEQGKLKDGDLLCLAAFGSGFTWASTLIRW; from the coding sequence ATGTTACAATCGAGAATTGCCGGGGTAGGTCATTACGTGCCTGAAAACGTGGTTACTAATGAGGATCTATCCAAATTGATGGATACCAATGATGCGTGGATACAAGAACGAACCGGGATAAAAGAGCGCAGATGGATTGATCCAAAAACGGATGTCACTACTGCAACCATGGGTACAGAAGCTGCCCGAAAAGCCATAAAAAATGCAGGTATCACACCTGATGATGTTGACTTTATAATCTTTGCTACCCTATCCCCTGACTATTATTTTCCTGGACCTGGCGTACAAGTTCAGCAGGCATTGGGTATAGCCGAAATTGGTGCCCTTGACGTAAGGAATCAATGCTCTGGGTTTATATATGCGCTTTCTATTGCTGATAAATTCATAAAAACCGGAACATACAAAAACGTGCTGGTAATAGGTTCGGAAAACCATAGTGGCGGTTTGGACAAAACCACTCGTGGTCGTGGTGTTTCTGTTATTTTTGGTGATGGAGCCGGTGCGGTACTCATGCAACCTACCGAAGATAAAAACAAAGGTGTGCTCACCACACATCTACATTCTGAGGGACAACACGCTAAAGAATTGGCCCTTATTGGCCCAAGCACCTCACATTGGGTAGATAAAATGCTTGCTGAAAACGATCCTGAAGACACAAGTTATTATCCATACATGAATGGAAACTTCGTGTTCAAACATGCAGTTACTCGTTTTCAGGAAGTGATACATGAAGCACTGAACGCTACGGATCTAAAAGTTGAGGATATTGATCTATTAATTCCGCATCAGGCTAACTTGAGAATTAGCCAGTTTATTCAGCAAAAAATGCAACTGCCGAATGAGAAGGTTTTCAATAACATTCAGAAGTATGGAAATACTACCGCTGCTTCTATCCCTATCGCGCTAAGCGAAGCTGTGGAGCAAGGAAAACTAAAAGATGGTGATTTGCTTTGCCTGGCTGCTTTTGGGAGTGGGTTTACTTGGGCAAGTACACTTATTCGTTGGTAA
- a CDS encoding DUF4294 domain-containing protein, protein MKNIVFGIFVALSTLSVGLAQQNDSIVQYFTKNSKEALDAIIVDGDTIPILILDEVLLVDKPSFNSDEARRRYYILRRKVIKVYPYAVIAGNKLDSLNLQLAGISSKRKKKRYIKDFQDYLEGRFEDELKQLTRTEGQILSKLISRETGITTFELIDTYRSGWNAFWWNMAAAFYDIDLKIPYDPIGNEEDKLIENILQRSFINGLLKERVPITTLRPEDIGL, encoded by the coding sequence ATGAAAAACATAGTCTTTGGAATTTTTGTAGCCCTCTCTACTCTCAGTGTGGGTCTTGCACAGCAAAACGATTCCATTGTTCAGTATTTTACGAAGAACAGCAAGGAAGCGCTGGATGCCATTATTGTGGATGGAGATACTATTCCAATCCTTATTTTGGATGAAGTGCTTCTTGTGGATAAGCCGAGTTTCAACTCTGACGAGGCGCGCAGGAGATATTACATTCTGCGCAGAAAGGTTATCAAAGTGTATCCTTATGCTGTAATTGCTGGGAACAAGCTGGATAGTCTGAATTTACAACTTGCCGGAATTAGCAGTAAACGGAAGAAGAAGCGATATATAAAGGACTTTCAAGACTATTTGGAAGGACGATTTGAAGATGAGCTTAAGCAGCTCACACGCACCGAGGGACAAATCCTGTCAAAGCTTATTTCTCGAGAAACAGGCATTACCACTTTTGAATTAATAGACACGTACCGCAGTGGCTGGAATGCTTTCTGGTGGAATATGGCCGCAGCTTTTTACGATATCGATTTGAAGATTCCTTATGACCCTATCGGCAATGAGGAAGATAAATTAATTGAAAACATACTTCAGCGCTCATTTATCAACGGCTTGCTCAAGGAGCGAGTGCCTATCACTACTTTGCGCCCTGAGGATATTGGCCTTTAG
- a CDS encoding alkane 1-monooxygenase, with product MKIKALKYLLVYSLPLAVFYSFRNEGWSTFLPIIYSFGVIPVLELFIKPSSANIDEAEQALRKADFLYDFLLYLIVPIQVWFVIWYFFIIQNVEVNTATFWGRTISLGLMCGVLGINVAHELGHRVKGYEKLMAKVLLMTSLYPHFFIEHNYGHHKNVATPEDPASARYNEVLYVFWIRSMIFAYISAWKIENKRVRRKEGSAFSLKNEMILFTLVEILLLVGITAFLGITAVLGFCVAAFTGILLLETVNYIEHYGLSRNKVSDNRYENATVIHSWNSNHLVGRLMLFELSRHSDHHANPVKKYQVLESYDESPQMPTGYPGMMILSAFPPLWFTVMNKRVRKYQSV from the coding sequence ATGAAAATCAAGGCCTTAAAATACCTATTGGTGTATTCGCTACCACTGGCGGTATTCTATTCTTTTAGGAACGAAGGCTGGTCTACATTTTTGCCCATTATCTATTCTTTTGGTGTAATTCCTGTTTTAGAGCTCTTCATAAAACCTAGCTCTGCCAATATTGACGAGGCAGAGCAAGCACTCCGAAAAGCTGACTTTCTCTATGACTTTTTACTGTATTTAATTGTGCCTATTCAGGTTTGGTTTGTGATTTGGTATTTCTTTATTATCCAAAATGTGGAGGTAAACACCGCAACTTTCTGGGGGCGAACAATAAGCTTGGGCTTGATGTGTGGCGTATTGGGAATTAATGTGGCGCATGAGCTAGGGCACAGGGTGAAAGGCTATGAAAAGCTTATGGCCAAAGTTCTTTTAATGACTTCATTGTACCCGCACTTTTTTATTGAGCATAATTATGGCCATCACAAAAATGTGGCTACTCCTGAGGATCCTGCAAGTGCGCGATACAATGAAGTGCTTTATGTTTTCTGGATTCGCTCAATGATTTTCGCTTATATCAGCGCCTGGAAAATTGAAAACAAACGCGTACGAAGAAAGGAGGGAAGCGCTTTTAGCCTAAAGAATGAAATGATTCTATTTACTCTTGTCGAAATTTTGCTCTTAGTTGGAATCACGGCTTTCCTGGGGATTACCGCAGTTTTAGGTTTTTGTGTAGCAGCCTTTACAGGAATACTTTTGCTCGAAACCGTGAATTACATTGAGCACTACGGGCTTTCCCGAAACAAGGTTTCTGACAATCGCTATGAAAATGCAACGGTTATCCATTCTTGGAACAGCAATCACTTGGTAGGTAGACTGATGCTTTTTGAGCTTTCGCGCCACAGCGACCACCACGCTAATCCTGTAAAGAAATACCAAGTTTTAGAATCCTACGATGAAAGCCCACAAATGCCCACTGGTTACCCCGGAATGATGATTCTTTCGGCATTTCCACCTTTGTGGTTTACTGTAATGAACAAAAGGGTAAGAAAGTATCAAAGTGTTTGA